The following coding sequences are from one Salmo trutta chromosome 36, fSalTru1.1, whole genome shotgun sequence window:
- the LOC115175728 gene encoding transcription factor HIVEP3 isoform X2, translated as MEALHSHSCLPTGEQSGVHDQPQPGESVLPLPGESALPLPDPPPPKSLSSQNHEPQTQQTRSKQGGPQQQHGQHHKLPNKRERKRLRHQRQSVDSDTPPAEEGKHAKAEATPTRVARTSSGGTRATPSSSSTSTQSTEAPDTEENQEGTLKQKRERKPGKPGKYVCSYCGRACAKPSVLQKHIRSHTGERPYPCAPCGFSFKTKSNLYKHRKSHTHRMKAGLASGEPSALEEPVPESEDETRQPLSAASSNTERQGSVANEKTHEDTERSREQSSGMDNSYAVKKRLAMRLSRGKRGPLGSSDSISSSMGMGSRGSTESGYFSRSESTEQSQDSPPTVTKSAKSYAEIILGKYGRLGHLQRMSRHQDQQPSGSQGQQEKSIPFTVPKKQVIDHITNLITINEAVVDTSKIDSVKPRRFSLSRRSSTESKVSLSLKESPVVHHSTVNPGDPGFKSSGSITMGVPCEKFHHHQSLHVDSTAGQTSTSMAPLLRSLSMPSAASSTDASSGACPRNFRLSQSFDERSETQSRRIGMLRRQPAIELPPGAEINKEEHSLHSSSNTLYNHNMSVVPPDHKQCQPEPYECETCGVGCKNWEGYKAHKRSLCIARLPQESLDTTICQMDRSQLIHYPINRPGVLAMRKRRKEESFESDDPSSPVSLSIPTLSTSVQGRDEGSIACNRNSWSRLEQDWGGTSKGFSVIQHTSSFEKQDTLFTESQGKEEAHIKFPSHEDASQKQLQEHSSKPTPRKLVRQRNVQVPEIFITEDSNTNVIESIQTQSEMVSLMPKQTKRTEEFQWPQRSLTLSGVPIEKLPPKKKRIRLAEAAQSSGESMSSFDSISLPRSPSQDSCASHASSRSASFEESTRPGDMETPAGIPLRRSRAPNMLTVPGLHHHKREMRRSASEQTPYDPQQQSVLMAMSEMRSKSFDYSSLSPERSAAGWRDRRKCLLMRHTPVRDPEEEEQPAKPVELKLNPIIAKHTALKVNNPSHCIPSPDPVSPSSSSRLSPGPQHLSSATGSPLSGEPTSCNPVQTICGEPPSQWKLGQSIQLTGHCFEVLPSQNSVESPDPLQRVAPSPLCSGKPVIISLRPVHTYIHPAQPCPVYPPHPLPTQCPLGIARAHYLPISTGLKLEIPVPTHSHDGHSEFVTHPPQILHPHPNITLSPELLRPSISPAIAVVRQQADTNTLASAIYTTLSQTTTSRSQEPVCSALNSGNRDTPTSEHNSHLVMTLPVSSKRLSETLLPVSQLTLPPGNHLALPLPPGSQLWSEEGCRSSGSGSYKRMLSPSNSVDFSPESKQQQKRVKEEEEESCVGNVIAETSTKEEKVEIPTCLPRVCTPISPEGPSYPTLQSTTSHSWCYLNYVKPNPSTLTDQPSVYSSWSTSEYDPNPPGLSTKTALSLLDCKQRVSYTIYTMSPMSSTPAETTPEPADMKTPCPSEVHATLPGDSHRVETTEQEQSAEDKVPKKEREEEEEKEKEGEAQSTSKCREPPPRIWICEGGYRSSEEYVYVRGRGRGRYVCEECGIRCKKPSMLRKHIRLHTDSRPYVCKHCNFAFKTKGNLTKHMKSKAHGKKCHDGPMTGSSLEEAEEGCHVSPSLERHPSPLRGLSPVRSKSPSGGSPAPQATIPAQHRTHLPRDPSSNPHRDRPATATSSKARPMKSYSVQEDDELRPPLLSPRTRPSRGGHGGVLSHLPLHSQQLARTTNLMIPIGGIHMVQPRTSPLYSLVTSPVAAKYTPTPARMDRPMTAQNTPTPSEMDRSRIRRAGLEEVPLSWPSSLKDHQNSLKEAARPSTSMHTSYQDNRVGEGEAGAECRHSTPLPDKADMAHVHVCTMRPENHGSLSQREETKLLFTGTEVAGSSHTTGTRTSTLSKGTTHTERDTDAHFREGSVFPVTTQGQKMPPSFQTKL; from the exons ATGGAGGCGTTGCACAGCCATAGCTGCTTGCCGACTGGGGAGCAGTCCGGAGTTCACGACCAGCCTCAGCCAGGAGAGTCTGTTCTGCCTCTCCCAGGAGAGTCTGCTCTGCCTCTCCCAGACCCTCCGCCTCCCAAATCTCTCTCCTCCCAGAACCATGAACCGCAGACACAACAGACTCGCTCCAAGCAAGGAGGCCCTCAACAACAACATGGACAACACCACAAACTGCCTAATAAGCGGGAGCGCAAGCGTCTCAGACATCAGAGGCAAAGCGTTGATTCCGACACCCCACCGGCAGAGGAGGGTAAACATGCAAAGGCAGAGGCAACACCAACCAGAGTGGCTCGGACCTCGTCTGGTGGGACCAGGGCGACTCCCTCCTCATCATCCACCTCCACCCAGTCTACAGAGGCTCCTGACACAGAGGAGAACCAAGAGGGCACCCTAAAGCAGAAACGGGAGCGTAAgcctggaaaacctgggaaataTGTGTGCTCTTACTGTGGCCGTGCCTGTGCCAAGCCCAGCGTCCTGCAGAAACACATCCGCTCCCACACCGGAGAGAGGCCCTACCCCTGTGCTCCCTGCGGATTTTCTTTCAAGACCAAGAGCAACCTCTACAAGCACCGGAAGTCCCATACCCACAGGATGAAGGCCGGCCTCGCCTCTGGAGAGCCCAGTGCTTTAGAAGAACCGGTGCCAGAGTCAGAAGACGAAACTAGACAGCCGTTGTCTGCTGCTTCTtccaacacagagagacaaggCAGCGTAGCCAATGAGAAGACCCATGAAGACACTGAGAGGTCTAGAGAGCAGTCCAGTGGGATGGACAACTCCTACGCCGTCAAGAAGAGGCTGGCCATGCGTTTGAGCCGAGGGAAACGTGGCCCTCTAGGCTCGTCTGACTCGATCAGTTCCTCGATGGGTATGGGGAGTAGAGGCAGCACAGAGTCTGGCTATTTCTCTCGTTCTGAGAGCACTGAGCAGTCACAGGACAGCCCACCCACCGTAACCAAAAGTGCCAAAAGCTATGCAGAGATCATCCTAGGGAAATATGGCCGTCTGGGCCACCTCCAGAGGATGTCCAGGCATCAGGACCAGCAGCCTTCTGGAAGCCAGGGACAGCAGGAGAAGAGCATCCCATTCACAGTGCCCAAGAAGCAGGTCATTGACCACATCACCAACCTCATTACCATCAATGAGGCTGTCGTGGACACAAGTAAGATCGACAGCGTCAAGCCCAggaggttctctctctctaggagaagTAGCACAGAGTCTAAGGTTTCTTTATCTCTGAAAGAGTCGCCTGTAGTCCACCACAGCACCGTCAACCCTGGAGACCCAGGCTTTAAGAGCAGTGGTTCCATCACTATGGGTGTTCCGTGTGAGAAGTTTCATCATCACCAATCACTACACGTGGATTCAACGGCAGGCCAGACATCCACTTCCATGGCTCCTCTTCTGAGAAGCCTCTCTATGCCCTCTGCTGCTAGTTCAACTGATGCCTCCTCTGGCGCCTGCCCACGAAACTTCCGCCTTAGCCAATCTTTCGATGAACGGTCTGAAACACAGTCTCGCCGCATTGGGATGCTACGACGCCAGCCTGCTATCGAACTACCCCCAGGtgctgaaataaataaagagGAACATAGTTTACACAGTAGCTCCAACACGCTCTACAATCACAATATGTCCGTCGTGCCTCCTGACCATAAGCAATGTCAACCAGAGCCGTACGAGTGTGAGACCTGTGGCGTTGGATGTAAGAACTGGGAAGGTTATAAGGCACACAAGAGAAGTCTTTGTATAGCACGACTTCCCCAAGAGAGTCTTGATACAACAATATGCCAGATGGACCGTTCACAGTTGATACACTATCCGATCAACAGACCAGGGGTTTTGGCAATGCGCAAGAGAAGGAAAGAAGAGAGTTTTGAATCTGATGATCCATCCTCTCCTGTTTCTTTATCCATACCCACCTTGTCCACGTCGGTGCAAGGCAGAGATGAAGGAAGTATAGCATGCAATAGAAACTCATGGTCACGATTAGAGCAGGATTGGGGAGGGACATCGAAAGGTTTCTCAGTGATTCAACATACTAGTTCATTTGAGAAACAGGACACTTTGTTTACAGAGAGTCAAGGTAAAGAGGAGGCACATATTAAATTCCCATCTCATGAGGATGCGTCTCAAAAACAACTGCAGGAACACTCGTCCAAACCAACACCTCGCAAACTGGTGCGCCAACGCAATGTTCAGGTCCCTGAGATATTCATCACTGAGGATTCCAACACCAATGTTATTGAGTCTATTCAGACACAATCAGAAATGGTCTCCCTAATGCCTAAACAGACCAAGAGGACAGAGGAGTTCCAGTGGCCACAGAGGAGCCTCACCCTGTCTGGGGTCCCCATCGAGAAGCTGCCCCCGAAGAAGAAACGAATTCGCCTTGCAGAGGCCGCCCAGTCTTCAGGGGAGTCCATGTCCAGCTTTGACTCCATCTCCCTGCCTCGCAGCCCCAGCCAGGACAGCTGTGCATCCCACGCATCTAGCCGCTCTGCATCCTTTGAGGAGTCCACCAGACCCGGAGACATGGAGACCCCGGCTGGGATaccattgaggaggtccagggccCCTAACATGTTGACCGTCCCAGGGCTGCATCATCACAAAAGGGAGATGCGGCGGTCGGCCTCAGAGCAAACACCTTACGACCCACAGCAGCAATCTGTTTTGATGGCGATGTCGGAGATGCGAAGCAAGTCCTTTGACTACAGCAGTTTGTCCCCTGAGCGCTCGGCGGCCGGCTGGAGAGACAGACGCAAATGTCTCCTCATGAGACACACTCCGGTCAGGGAcccagaggaggaggagcagcctGCCAAACCTGTAGAACTAAAGCTGAACCCCATTATTGCCAAACACACAGCACTAAAGGTGAACAACCCTTCCCACTGCATCCCCAGTCCTGACCCTGTCAGTCCCAGCTCCTCCTCTAGACTAAGCCCAGGTCCTCAACACCTTAGTTCGGCCACTGGTTCCCCTCTGTCAGGCGAACCCACATCCTGTAACCCTGTGCAAACTATTTGCGGAGAGCCTCCCTCACAATGGAAACTGGGTCAAAGTATTCAGTTGACTGGACATTGCTTTGAAGTTCTACCCTCTCAAAACTCTGTAGAATCTCCTGATCCCCTCCAGAGGGTAGCCCCATCACCTCTATGTTCAGGGAAGCCTGTAATTATCTCCCTCCGTCCTGTCCACACCTACATCCACCCTGCCCAACCCTGCCCTGTCTAccctccccaccccctccccacccagTGCCCTTTAGGGATTGCTAGGGCCCACTACCTTCCAATATCCACAGgcctgaagctggagattccagTTCCAACTCACAGTCATGATGGACATTCAGAGTTTGTAACACATCCTCCGCAGATCCTCCACCCTCACCCTAACATCACACTCAGCCCAGAGTTACTCCGGCCCTCCATATCACCAGCAATAGCAGTAGTCCGGCAACAGGCAGACACCAACACCCTAGCCAGTGCCATATACACCACTCTGTCCCAAACCACAACATCTAGGTCCCAGGAACCTGTTTGTTCTGCATTAAACAGTGGGAATAGAGATACCCCAACGTCTGAACATAACAGCCACCTGGTCATGACTCTGCCTGTAAGCAGCAAGAGGTTGTCTGAGACTCTGTTACCAGTCAGCCAGTTGACTCTGCCTCCAGGCAACCACTTGGCTTTGCCTCTGCCTCCAGGCAGCCAGTTGTGGTCTGAGGAGGGCTGTAGATCTTCAGGCTCAGGAAGCTACAAGCGCATGTTATCCCCTTCAAACAGTGTCGATTTTAGCCCTGAGTCCAAACAGCAGCAGAAACGAgtgaaggaggaagaagaggagagttgTGTAGGAAACGTAATCGCAGAAACTTCAACAAAAGAAGAAAAGGTTGAGATTCCAACATGTTTACCTAGGGTGTGTACTCCCATAAGTCCAGAAGGACCTTCATATCCAACCCTTCAGTCTACCACCTCTCACAGCTGGTGTTATCTGAACTATGTCAAGCCAAACCCCTCCACCTTGACTGACCAGCCCTCAGTGTACTCCTCCTGGTCTACCAGCGAATATGACCCCAACCCTCCAGGCCTCTCCACCAAGACAGCCCTGTCTCTGTTGGACTGCAAGCAGAGGGTCAGCTACACCATCTATACCATGTCTCCCATGTCATCCACCCCTGCAGAGACAACACCAGAGCCTGCCGACATGAAGACGCCATGCCCTTCTGAG GTACATGCCACTCTGCCCGGCGACAGCCACCGTGTTGAGACAACAGAGCAAGAGCAGTCTGCAGAGGACAAGGTGCCAAAGAAAGaacgagaggaggaggaagagaaggaaaaaGAAGGGGAGGCCCAGTCAACTAGCAAATGTAGAGAACCTCCACCTCGAATCTGGATCTGTGAGGGAGG CTACAGGTCTAGTGAGGAGTATGTGTACGTGCGGGGTCGAGGCAGAGGCAGATATGTATGTGAGGAGTGTGGCATCCGCTGTAAGAAGCCTAGTATGCTGCGTAAACACATCCGCCTGCACACAGACTCACGACCCTACGTCTGCAAGCATTGCAACTTTGCCTTCAAAACCAAAG GGAACCTCACTAAACACATGAAGTCCAAGGCCCATGGGAAAAAATGCCATGATGGGCCAATGACCGGCTCTTCCCTGGAAGAGGCTGAGGAAG gTTGTCATGTCTCCCCCTCCCTAGAGAGACATCCGTCCCCCCTAAGAGGCCTCTCACCTGTCAGGTCCAAGTCCCCCAGTGGTGGATCCCCTGCCCCTCAGGCAACCATCCCTGCTCAACACAGAACCCATCTGCCCAGAGACCCATCTTCAAATCCCCACAGGGACAGACCTGCTACAGCTACAAGCTCCAAGGCACGGCCG ATGAAGAGCTACTCTGTTCAGGAGGACGACGAGCTGCgtccccctctcctgtcccccaGGACTAGACCATCCCGAGGGGGCCACGGGGGTGTCCTCAGCCACCTGCCTCTCCACTCCCAGCAGCTAGCCAGGACCACCAACCTGATGATCCCCATTGGGGGGATCCACATGGTACAGCCCAGGACCAGTCCACTCTACAGCTTGGTGACTAGCCCTGTGGCAGCAAAGTACACTCCTACTCCGGCAAGGATGGACCGGCCCATGACAGCCCAGAACACCCCTACCCCTTCAGAGATGGACCGGTCCAGGATCAGGAGAGCTGGACTGGAGGAAGTGCCACTTAGTTGGCCTTCATCATTGAAGGACCATCAGAACAGTCTGAAAGAGGCTGCTAGGCCTAGCACTAGCATGCACACCAGTTACCAGGACAACagggtaggagagggagaggccGGGGCCGAGTGCAGACATTCAACACCTCTCCCAGACAAGGCAGATATGGCCCATGTACACGTGTGCACCatgagaccagagaatcatgGGAGTTTGAGTCAAAGGGAAGAGACTAAACTGCTGTTCACTGGGACAGAGGTAGCAGGCAGCTCACACACTACTGGCACCCGGACGAGCACTTTGTCCAAgggaaccacacacacagaaagagataCAGATGCACACTTTAGAGAAGGAAGTGTTTTTCCAGTGACTACCCAAGGCCAAAAGATGCCGCCTTCTTTCCAGACTAAACTCTGA